The genomic interval AGCTGAACAAGACCGCTCAGGGATTCTTCGCAAACGACATGGAAATGATCGGATGAAGCTCCCACGCGGTGTAGGAGTGCATCGGAGTAGGCCCGTGTCCCTGCTTTCCGCGGGGATCGATTGTGCCGTCGTTGCGCAGGTGCGAGGCGTCGAAGAAAAGCTGCCCCTTGATCTTCACATGGACGCGGTGTTGCATGATGTTTCCGCGGGTTCCCGGTTCGTTTCCCGCCAGCAGGCGGTCGCGGATGAATGTCCGCACCCTTTCACACGAATCCTTGAGCGCCGGATCGTCCACGAACGGGGGGTAGGGGACTTCGACGATGAAACAGGAGTCGCCCCAGGTGCTGTCGCTTCTCAATTGAATGTGGTAATCTCCGTCGCGATGTGTCCCGCTTGCGCGCTCGAGCGCGACGAGGTGCAGCCACGCGGTGGTCGTGACGATGGTCCCCTCCTTCGCGGCTCCGGGGCTTGCGGGGTTGGTGATGCGCGCGCTGTCGGGGGCCTCCGAGGGCGTGCCGATGGGCGACCCGAGTGACAGGAGTTTGCGGATCGTGATGGTTTTCGTCTTCGGGCTGGCGGGAAGGGATGTCTTGACGAACCAACGTTCCGATCCGGGCTGGACGTCGAGGGTCTGTCCGAAAGTGGGAACGGGACCAAGCGCCAGGAACATCAGCACGAGGAAAACTCTGTTGGTCAAACTCATTCTGATTCCTTAGATTCGTTTTTGAAGCACGCCTAGTATCGGGATATCGTGGGCGTAAGTCAAGTGACGATTCGTGTCATGCCGGGATGAAAGACCGCAGGCTAAAGCCTGCGGCTACCAAACCCGAGGCGTCGGGTAACGACCAATCCTGAAGCATCGGTAGGCGCGACCTTCAGGTCGCGTGAAATGTCTTCCCGTAGCGGCGTGATGCGGCGCAGAGCGCCGCGGTATGCGTTCCCACGCGGAGCGTGGGAGCGAGCGAAACGTCTCTCCACCTCGTCATGCTGACATGCTCCTGGTCAGCATCTTTCAACTCTTTTTGGACATCTGAACCGGAAATCGTTACATTAGAACCCGAACTACTTTCAGGCGTGATTGATGGGTCTTGCGCGATCGGCATTGCTCTGGGTCTCCGATAACCAGACGTTGAGGCAGAGGCTTCCCCGCTACGGTTTCGTGCGAAGGGCCGTGAGGCGTTTCATGCCGGGTGAAGAGCTTGCCGATGCGCTGAGAGCGGCCGGGGAATTGAAGTCGAGCTCCATCAACACGATCCTGACCCGGCTGGGTGAAAACATCACCGAGCCGGCCGAGGCGGAAGAGGTAAGAGATCACTACCTGGATGCGCTCCCCCGGATCAAAGAGGGGGGTCTCGACGCCTACCTTTCCGTGAAATTAACCCAGCTCGGTCTCGATCTGAGCGAAGAATTCTGCCTGAAGAACCTCACCTCTATTATAGAGCGTGCAGATGCGTTGGGAAATATGGTCTGGATCGATATGGAACAGAGCAAGTACGTCGACCGGACGATCTCCGTATTCAAGCACGCCCGTTCCAGGTTTTCAAATGTCGGATTGTGTCTGCAGGCGTACCTCTACCGCACGGAGAAGGATCTCGACGGCCTCCTCCCCCTGCGACCCGCAATCCGGCTCGTGAAGGGCGCGTACGCCGAACCGGCCGATGCCGCTTACCCGAAGAAATCGGACGTCGACGCAAATTATCAAAAGCTGGCCGGCTCGCTTCTCGCGAGCGCAAAGAATAACGGTGGACTGGTGGGAATTGCGACTCACGATCCCGCCTTGATCAGGTATGCCGCAGAGAAGGCCTCCGAAGAGGGTCTCTCAAAAAGCGGCTACGAGTATCAGCTTCTGTACGGCATACGAACGGAGGAGCAGCTCCGGCTGGCACGGGAGGGCTACCGCGTGAGGTCGTTGATCAGTTACGGAACCTTCTGGTTCCCATGGTACGTACGCCGCCTCGCGGAGCGGCCCGCAAACGTCTGGTTCGTGGTTAAGAGCATGATGAAGAGCTAATTAATTTACTACTGAAAGGGCATCAAATGATTCGACAAAT from Bacteroidota bacterium carries:
- a CDS encoding proline dehydrogenase family protein, with translation MGLARSALLWVSDNQTLRQRLPRYGFVRRAVRRFMPGEELADALRAAGELKSSSINTILTRLGENITEPAEAEEVRDHYLDALPRIKEGGLDAYLSVKLTQLGLDLSEEFCLKNLTSIIERADALGNMVWIDMEQSKYVDRTISVFKHARSRFSNVGLCLQAYLYRTEKDLDGLLPLRPAIRLVKGAYAEPADAAYPKKSDVDANYQKLAGSLLASAKNNGGLVGIATHDPALIRYAAEKASEEGLSKSGYEYQLLYGIRTEEQLRLAREGYRVRSLISYGTFWFPWYVRRLAERPANVWFVVKSMMKS